The Kordia sp. SMS9 DNA window TTCCGAATATTGCTTTGCTCCTTTTCGCGTTTCGCCAAACCATTGTCGGTCTGTGTTATGAATGACATCCGTAGTATTCAATTTTCGCATAAAACCAAAAGGCATAATTGCCGCGTAATTTGCGTTTACACTAATTACAGGATCTACATGCGTTTGATTCGCAGGTTGTGATGCAGCGACAAAACTTACACCATTTATTTTTTTGGTTTGACTAGTACAAGAAAGTTGCAACAGGCCAAAAAATATGCAAAGGAGCCTACATTTCATAGTTGATTGTTTTAGACTCCTAAAATAAGTATATTCTTAAAAAAGTGCTCTTAAACCTATGCTAAAAGTTTGTCCTAGTCCTTGAAAATTACTTCCCCGAACAAACTTGTCAAAAGAAGCTTCTACGTTTAACACACTTGTCAATTGATATTTTGTTCCAATTCCTAACGAAGTAGAATTTTGCGAAAAATCGTTTCCTAAATCTATTAAAAATGCCTGTTTTGTATTTACATAAACAGTAGATTTTGGCGATGGAAAGTAGCTTAAAAATACAGCAAGTGGCATGAATAAACTGTTATTTGCAAAACGTTCGCCTACGTTAGAATCATTTGGATTAGCATCTTCTGCTTTTTCTCCAAAATTGAATCCGAAATCAGCTTGTGTAAATAACTGCCATTTGTCTTGTCCGAACGTTTTGTCATAGAAAAATTTGGTTTCCCAAAACACACTTCGTTTGTCTAAATACGGCGCATTGGCTTTGTCTGCAAAAATTGGTAAGTAGATAGAACTTGTAAATGAAAACGTTGATAAACTCTTAAACGGTTGCACACGAATTGACGGCGCAATGGTTGTAAATCCGCTTCTAGAAGTTGCGTTATCTCTAAAGTTAAATACATCTAACGCGCCAGCACCACCAAAGGTATTAGAACGCACTTGGAAAATAAAACCGATGTTGACACGGCGATTTTCACTAATTCCTGTGTAAATTTCTGTGGTATTTGTAAAAAAGGTTTCTCTCGGAATCGTGACTGAAGTACTTCCTGCGTCGGTTCTTTCCGTTTGTGTATAAATACTGTTGAAAAACTTAATATCCCATTGTCCTTTTTTCAATAATTTTGAAGGTGTAAACTCTTGAATATTCGTTAAATTATCAGTAGTATCCTCATCTTCATCTTGTGCAAATGAGAAGCTTACACATAATACTGCAAGCGCAGTGAGCCATAAATTTTTAGTGTTCATTTTTGATTTAATTTAGTATTGGTTCTTTTAATTTTTTTCTATATTAATGTTCACACTGAGCATCTCAAAGTATCAATGTGTTCACACTGAGCCTGTCGAAGTGTCTAGTTTTCCAAGTACTTCTCGATACAATTTTCTTGGGAAAATCACTCGAAGTGACGATTGAAAACAATTTATAATTCAACATTTAGCATTTAAAATTTTTCAACTATTTCGTTTTATTCAAATTCCAGTTGTAAGGATAATAGCTGATTTTAGATTTTTTGGCAATTTTTTCTTCTCTATATTGATTGATAAAGTCGATTTCAGTTCCGTTTTGGATAAAATCTTCTTTGTACCATTTCATAATTTCAGAAAGTTGTACACGCTTTTTCTTGGTATTTACTTTGATAAAATCATTACTATTTAAGGCAATTCGTGTTTGCTTGTCAAGCTGTTCGTCTAAAGTGTTTGGCAAATATGCTTCCGCGATGATTGGAGGACACCCCAAACCTGCGCACACCAACACAAAGTGAAAACGTGCATCAGCAAACTGTCCGCGTAACAACTTATGTTCTATATCGTTGAGTGTGATTTTTTTTCCGCCAACAGCATGTGTTGTTTTATCGAAAAATCCTTTAATATCCAACGGTGATTTTACAGGATACTTTTCAACAATTCCCTTAATAACCGATAAATTGTAGATATTAATCCAAAATGCTTGATACGCTGCTGCATCACTCTTATCAATCTTAATACTATTGGTCGCTGTTAAAATCTTTTCTAGTTGTGCTGGATTCTTTTGGATCGCTTTATAATTGACACGTCCATTCTTCACATGTGCTTCCAAAAAAGCATTGGTATCTTCAAAAAAGGTATCTATATTTTGTGCAAATCCGAACGTAGTAACACAGAAGACAATAAGTGTGATGATTTTAGATTTCATAGCAATTTTTAATAATTAATTTTTAGTTGTAATGCTGGGTAAGTCCACTAAAGGGTTCAGAACTTACAAACTTTCTGAAAAAAAATTCAAATCGCATCAAATTGACTTTCAAAGACAAAGCGAGTTGTAGTTTTTTAAAAATCCTTACAAAAAGGTTTTAATTTATAATAATTCTAAATTCCTTACCTTGGTTAAGTTCTTAACTTTAACAGCGACAGAACTCACGACATAAGTCAATTCCTAAGCACCAATAGGAATCAATATAACCAATTCACAATTTATGGAACACATTGTCATTATAGGGAACGGAATTTCTGGAGTTACGGCTGCCAGACATATCCGAAAAAACTCCGACAAACGCATTACTATTATTTCTGCGGAGACCGAATATTTCTTCTCGCGTACAGCGCTCATGTACATTTATATGGGACACATGAAGTTTGAACACACACAACCATACGAAAATTGGTTTTGGAAAAAGAATCGTATCGAACTGAAAAAAGGCTTCGTTAAAACCATAAAAGATACTTCAAAAGAATTGGTTTTTGCCAGTGGAGAAACGCTAAAATATGACAAACTCATCATCGCCACAGGTTCTAAACCCAACAAATTTGGTTGGCCTGGACAAGATTTGGATGGCGTTATGGGCATGTATCACAAACAAGATTTGGAAAATTTAGAGAAATTTGCACCCAATAATAAAGTGTGTAAACGCGCGGTCATTGTCGGCGGTGGACTCATCGGAATTGAATTGGCAGAAATGTTACAAAGTCGCGATATTCCTGTAACCTTCTTAGTGCGTGAAAAAAGTTTTTGGAATGGTGTGTTGCCTGCGGGCGAATCGGCAATGATAAACGAACATATAAAAGAACATCATATTGACTTACGCTTAGGCGTGAATTTACAAGAAATCAAAGCAGACGAACACGGAAAAGTAAAGTCGATCGTCATCCAAGAAACGGGCGAAGAAATTGAATGTTCTGTGGTTGGATTGACCGCAGGTGTTTCACCAAATGTAGATTTCTTAAAAGATTCTAACATTGAAATTGGTCGTGGCGTAAAGGTGAATCGCATGTTAAAAACCAACGTAAAAGATGTGTATGCCATTGGCGATTGTGCCGAACAGCATGAAGCCATTGGCAATCGCAGACCCATTGAAGCGGTTTGGTACACAGGTCGCATGATGGGCGAAACGGTTGCGCAAACTATTTGTGGAAATCCGAAAGAATATAATCCTGGACATTGGTTCAATTCTGCTAAGTTTTTAGACATTGAATACCAAACCTACGGATGGGTTTTTGGCGAACGCGGACGACCAGAATACGAACAACATTTTCATTGGAAACATCCAAAAGAACACCTTTGCATTACGATTGCATTTCATAAAGAAACCAATCTTTTCTTAGGAATCAATACGTTTGGCATTCGCATGCGCCATCATGCGTTTGACAAATGGTTAACAGAAAAACGTTCCGTAGAATATGTCTTAGAACATTTAGCCGACGCCAATTTTGATCCTGAATTTTACAAATTGCACGAAAAAGATATAGTAGCACAATTCAATCAAGAACACAACACCAATATTCAATTAAAGAAAAGAAGCTGGAAACGTATTTTTCAATTTTCTTAATCTGTCATAACCACTTACAGCAACAACATGAAAGCAATACAAAATATAGGATTGAGTCTTTTTTTAGCAGGACTTGCCATTTTCACCATACTTCCATTGATTGGTTCGTATAAAATCAGTTCTGAAAAACTGGATGAAATCGTAAGAAATAAAGGAATTAAAAGTGAACTTTTCATCGAAGATTTACAAGCTAATATGGTTGGTAAAGAATTTACAAATCCATTCACATTTTCTTCCACCATTATATCTGCCATTGAAAATGCGAATGAAAAACACAAAGCAAACAGCGAATGGGATAAAGTGATTTGGGATAAAAAACACAGTTTTTCATACAATATTGCCAAAGATGTTGGTTCAGGGCCTGTGCAGGAAAATAAAGGACTGTTTTGGTGGCTCACTTTTGGGTTGGGAATTATTGGTTCGCTACTATTTATCATTCCTGAATTGTATCGAAAACCAATTCCAGGCATTAAAAACAACGGAATTTGGCTAAATCCGTCCACCAATAGAGGTTGGATTGCTTGGTTTGCCTTTGTCTTCCTTGTCGGATTTTACATTCTCCTCTACTTCTATCCAGATTATATTGTGAATTGGACGTATATCGTTGATCCCATCAGTGAAAGTATTAGTGGAAATAGGGCGAGTCAGTGGTTTTTATACGGATTCATGTATTGTACGGTAATGACAGTGATGGCGATTCGGATGTACATCAAATACCGTCACAATAAATACCAAATGTTGCGTACGACTTCAGTATTATTCTTTCAAATTGTATTTGCGTTTTTAATTCCTGAAATCATGGTAAGTTTTGAAATGCCTTGGTACGACTTTAAAAATGCCTTTCCATTGGATTATGATTTTTTCTTTCAGTGGAATATAAAAGATTTGATTAATAGTGGTGGCATTGGCATTTTTATTCTCGTTTGGGGAATTTTACTGACCATCGTCGTCGTTCCTGTGATGGTCTACTTTTTTGGAAAACGCTGGTATTGTTCTTGGGTTTGCGGTTGCGGTGGATTGGCAGAAACGCTGGGTGATCCGTACCGACAATTATCTGACAAATCTTTACGATCGTGGAAGGTAGAACGCTGGTTGATTCATGGAGTTTTGGTATTTGCGGTAGTTATGACAGGAATGACCTTATATGCGTTCTTTACAGGAGCAGATACTGTGCTAGGAATCAAGACGCAAACCATTCAAGATATATATGGATTCTTGATCGGATCTATTTTTGCAGGCGTGATTGGAACTGGATTTTACCCAATTTTCGGAAACCGAGTTTGGTGTCGTTTTGGATGTCCGTTAGCAGCGTATTTGGGAATTGTACAACGTTTCAAATCGAAATTTAGAATTACCACTAACGGCGGACAATGTATTTCATGTGGAAATTGCTCCACCTATTGCGAACAAGGAATTGACGTGCGAGCGTATGCGCAAAAAGGACAAAACATTGTACGTTCATCCTGTGTCGGTTGCGGAATTTGTAGTGCGGTGTGTCCAAGAGGCGTTTTAAAACTAGAAAACGGTACAGACGATGGCGACACACGTCACAAAGTTCCAGAAGTCATCTTAGGAAACGACATGGATTTGTTTGAAATGTTGGAAGAAAATAAGTAGTGAGTTATTAGTATTGAGTATTGAGATTGTATCAAAGAAAATTTTGAGTTTTACATTTTATTTCAATTTTATGTTGAATGTTAAATTTTTCTTAGATAAAAACCTATGATTTGCTAGCAAATCATAGGTCAGAGATAATGTTCTATTGCGGTTCTGAAGTATCGCAAGCATTACAAATATATATCCAACTGGAAGGACATGCTTCACTTTCAGGACAACTTAGGGCAGTTTCACAATGATTGCTACAATGACGCGTACAATCATGGGAACAAGCCATCGGTGTAGTATAATCGGCTGAGCTTCCACCATTAATGGCGTTACCATGCAATTGTGAAATTGACTTTTTATTAAGTTTTAACGATTTAAAATTTTTCTTTTTCATGATTTAATTTTTTAAAGAATTAATAACAATGTAAAGAAAGAATATATTTACAAAATATCCTAAAGGGAAAATTCCCCTTTAACATTTAGACAGTAAAGAATCTTTCATTAAACAAAACATTCGTTAGGTTTTACTGTAAGTTTAAACGATTCATAAAGACCATTAAACTAATCCAAAGTAAAGCGACCAAAAACCCAAGACCTAAACCAAAAAAATGAAAAACTTTCTCATCACCCTTTGCCTCAGTATTACCTTCTGCGGAAGCGCACAAAAAAAGTATCAAAAAGATTATTATGATAACGGACAACTAAAAGCGGAAGGTTGGGTAAAAGATGATGTAAAAATTAAATACTGGAAGTTTTACCATCCAAATGGTGCGTTGCAAAAACAAGGGCGTTACAAGAATGGAAAACCCACAAAATATTGGTACTTTTATCGCGAAAATGGCACAAAAAAAAGTGAAGGTCATTATGTAAAAGGTCTAAAAAGTAAATGGTGGCTTTTTTATGATGAAAACGAAAAAGTGAATCATAAATGCCAATTGAAAAACAATGAGAAAAATGGGTATTGTTTGTTGTATGCAAATGAAGAATTGATTAGCGCTGAGAAATACAAAAACGGACAAAGAATTGGAAAATGGACCGATTTAGAAAGTTTTAAAAAAGAAAATAGTGTTTGGGATTTGCAGTAAATTGGTTGCTTGTTGTTAGTTACTAGTTGCTTGTTTTATCTACTTTTGAATATCGGTTTGAAACGTAAACTTATAAACTCTTAAACCTTTAAACTAAGAATTATAAATGCTAAATGTTGAATGTTGAATGTTGAATGTTGAATATATTTCAAAACGTAATTCAGAAACGCATTCAACATTTACAATTTAAAAAATAACATAAAAGCCAAAGGCTAAAAGCAAGAGAGATTCCCGCCTGCGCAGGAATGAAAAATACAAGTAAGATATATGAACATAACAGTCATCATTCCTGCATATAATGAAGAAGATTCTATTGCGAATGTTATTCAGGAAATCCCCGAAATTGTTACAGAAGTTATTGTGGTAAGCAATAATTCTACCGATCATACGGAAGCAAATGCGGCGGCGGCGGGCGCAACAGTTTTGAAAGAACCCAAAAAAGGCTACGGATACGCATGTTTGAAAGGTATGGAATATATTGCCAATCAAGAAAAAAAGC harbors:
- a CDS encoding DUF547 domain-containing protein — encoded protein: MKSKIITLIVFCVTTFGFAQNIDTFFEDTNAFLEAHVKNGRVNYKAIQKNPAQLEKILTATNSIKIDKSDAAAYQAFWINIYNLSVIKGIVEKYPVKSPLDIKGFFDKTTHAVGGKKITLNDIEHKLLRGQFADARFHFVLVCAGLGCPPIIAEAYLPNTLDEQLDKQTRIALNSNDFIKVNTKKKRVQLSEIMKWYKEDFIQNGTEIDFINQYREEKIAKKSKISYYPYNWNLNKTK
- a CDS encoding toxin-antitoxin system YwqK family antitoxin, with the translated sequence MKNFLITLCLSITFCGSAQKKYQKDYYDNGQLKAEGWVKDDVKIKYWKFYHPNGALQKQGRYKNGKPTKYWYFYRENGTKKSEGHYVKGLKSKWWLFYDENEKVNHKCQLKNNEKNGYCLLYANEELISAEKYKNGQRIGKWTDLESFKKENSVWDLQ
- a CDS encoding NAD(P)/FAD-dependent oxidoreductase, giving the protein MEHIVIIGNGISGVTAARHIRKNSDKRITIISAETEYFFSRTALMYIYMGHMKFEHTQPYENWFWKKNRIELKKGFVKTIKDTSKELVFASGETLKYDKLIIATGSKPNKFGWPGQDLDGVMGMYHKQDLENLEKFAPNNKVCKRAVIVGGGLIGIELAEMLQSRDIPVTFLVREKSFWNGVLPAGESAMINEHIKEHHIDLRLGVNLQEIKADEHGKVKSIVIQETGEEIECSVVGLTAGVSPNVDFLKDSNIEIGRGVKVNRMLKTNVKDVYAIGDCAEQHEAIGNRRPIEAVWYTGRMMGETVAQTICGNPKEYNPGHWFNSAKFLDIEYQTYGWVFGERGRPEYEQHFHWKHPKEHLCITIAFHKETNLFLGINTFGIRMRHHAFDKWLTEKRSVEYVLEHLADANFDPEFYKLHEKDIVAQFNQEHNTNIQLKKRSWKRIFQFS
- a CDS encoding 4Fe-4S binding protein — translated: MKAIQNIGLSLFLAGLAIFTILPLIGSYKISSEKLDEIVRNKGIKSELFIEDLQANMVGKEFTNPFTFSSTIISAIENANEKHKANSEWDKVIWDKKHSFSYNIAKDVGSGPVQENKGLFWWLTFGLGIIGSLLFIIPELYRKPIPGIKNNGIWLNPSTNRGWIAWFAFVFLVGFYILLYFYPDYIVNWTYIVDPISESISGNRASQWFLYGFMYCTVMTVMAIRMYIKYRHNKYQMLRTTSVLFFQIVFAFLIPEIMVSFEMPWYDFKNAFPLDYDFFFQWNIKDLINSGGIGIFILVWGILLTIVVVPVMVYFFGKRWYCSWVCGCGGLAETLGDPYRQLSDKSLRSWKVERWLIHGVLVFAVVMTGMTLYAFFTGADTVLGIKTQTIQDIYGFLIGSIFAGVIGTGFYPIFGNRVWCRFGCPLAAYLGIVQRFKSKFRITTNGGQCISCGNCSTYCEQGIDVRAYAQKGQNIVRSSCVGCGICSAVCPRGVLKLENGTDDGDTRHKVPEVILGNDMDLFEMLEENK